Sequence from the Streptomyces sp. NBC_00440 genome:
GGCGCCGGCCTCGATGAGATCACGTACGCCCTCGGCGGCCACGATGTTGCCCGCGACGATCGGCACCTGCGGGTCGAGTGCCCGCACCGCCCTGACCGCGGCGATCATCGACTCCTGGTGGCCGTGCGCGGTGTCCACGACGATCGTGTCGGCGCCGGCGTCGAGCAACTGCTTGGCCTTGCCCGCGACATCGCCGTTGATACCGACGGCGGCGGCGATCCGCAGCCTGCCCTGAGCGTCGACGGCCGGGGTGTAGAGGGTGGCGCGCAGAGCGCCCGTGCGGGTCAGGATGCCGGCCAGCCTGCCGTCCGTGTCGACGGCGGGCGCGTAGCGGCGGTTGGCGCCGTCGAGCCGGTTGAACGCCTCACGCGGGTCGATGTCCGCGTCGAGGAGCACCAGGTCCTTGGACGACATGACTTCGGACAGCTGGGTGAAGCGGTCGACGCCCGCCAGGTCCTCGTCGGTCACGACACCGACCGGCCGCCTGTCCTCGTCCACCACGACACCCGCGTTGTGGGCGCGCTTAGGCAGCAGGGACAGCGCGTCGGCGACGGTCTGCGTCGGGGCGAGCACTATGGGCGTGTCCAGCACGAGGTGACGCGTCTTCACCCAGGAGATGACCTCGGTGACGACCTCGATCGGAATGTCCTGCGGGATGACGACCAGGCCGCCGCGCCGGGCGACGGTTTCGGCCATCCGGCGGCCCGCGATGGCCGTCATGTTCGCGACGACGAGCGGGATGGTGGTGCCGGTGCCGTCGGGGGCGGACAGATCGACGCCCTGACGTGAGCCGACAGCGGAGTGGCTCGGCACCATGAACACATCGTCGTACGTCAGGTCGTACGGCGGCTTGAGATCATTGAGGAAACGCATACTAACTCTCTCACCTGCGGTTATACAGAATGGGCGGGCGGGAAGTCAGCGCCGTCCGGCACAGGATCAGGCTGCGGCTCCTAGGCCATCATCGCCGATGGGACCCCGAGTGGCGAATGCGCGCCCCCTCTTCTGTGGCTTCCACCAGGGGCGGGGTACGGCGGCTCGTATGTTCAGCCGAACCGGCCGGGGCGGCGGTGCGTGTCGCGGACCGGTGCGCGGCTCAGACCGGTCCGTACTGCCCGTGCTGCCCGTACTGCCCGTGCTGCCCGTGCTCTTCGTGCTCTCCGTGCTGTCCGCTCCGGTCCGCGAGCACCTCGCGCGCCGCACGTGCCCCGGAGGCGAGCGCGCCCTGCACGGACCCGGTGGCGCGGTGGTCTCCGCACACATGACGCCCGGCGGCCACCCGCGTCGTGCGGCTCAGCGGCCACGGCGCGGTCATGGCGGGCAGGGCGCCCTCCACCGTGTACGGGGCGAGGAGCTCCCAGGACGACGTGTCGGTGCCGTACACCTCGGCGAGCACGCCGCGCAGCCTCTCCTCCTCCCCCGGCCCGCCGGGACCGAGGACCGATGTGGAGATCAGGGAGCGGTCGGCCGGGGCGTAGGTGGGGGCGACCTCGCTCAGTACGCAGGTGTTGAGGAAGCGCCGCGCGCTGTCGACCAGCAGGGTCGGCTCGTGCAGCGGCGGCTGCGGGGCCGCGTGGTAGTAGGTCGTGACGGTGCGGGTGTCCGGTACGACGAGGCCGGGCAGCAGCCGGGCCGCCGCGGCCGGCCCGGTCGCGACCACCACACAGGGAGCGTGGAGCTCCGTGCCGTCCGGCAGCTCGACACCTGCGTCCGTGATCGCCCGCACCGGGGTGCCGGGGCTCAGCACCCCCGGCGGCAGCGCGCCCGCGAGCTGCGCCGGTACGGCGCCGATCCCCGCCGCGGGCAGGCACTGGGTGCCCCGGAGCATGCTGCGCCAGACCAGATGGAAGAAGCGCGACGAGGTTTCGAGGCTGTCCTCCAGGAAGACACCGGAGAGGAAGGGCCGGAAGAACGTGTCGATCAGTTTCTCGGAGATCCCGGCGTCGGCGAGCGCCGTGCGCGTCGTACGGTCCGCCGCACGCTTCACCGCGCCGGCCGGCCCGAACAGGTCGCGCGCGGAGAGCAGCCCGAGCGCCAGGAGGTCGCGGCGGCCCGCGACCGGCCGCAGCGACAGCAGATCCACCGCCACGCCCGGCCGCCGGGTCGGGTCGCTGAACCGCAGCCGTCCCGACGGCGTGTACACCAGGGCTCCGGGCGTGAAGGGGCGCAGCCGCAGCCCTCGGAGCCACATCCGCTGTTTGACCTGGGGGTACGACGTGTTGAAGACCTGGAAGCCCCGGTCGAGGAGGAATCCCTCGTGCCGGTCGGTGCGCATTCTGCCGCCGGGCGTGTCGGATGCCTCCAGCAGGCTGACGGACAGACCCTCCCGGCACAGATCAGCGGCACAGGCGAGGCCGGCCAGCCCCGCGCCGATCACGATGACATCGCAGCGGCGGCCCCGGTGGTCCGTCATGGGGTGGCAACCCTTCACTCGTCCGGACTTCTCAGTAGACGTCCTCGGGGCGCTTTTCTCTCGCCGGACGCCCCTGCCGGGAAGAAGCAGGGACAGTGGAGGAAGAGAACAGCACAGAAGACCATGAAACCGACATGCCACGGAGGTCTCCATGAGCGACGGTGAAGCGGCACCCGCGCCCGGCTCACCCGCCCTGCACTGCCTGGTGACCGGGGCTACGGGCTATATCGGTGGCCGGCTGGTGCCCGAACTGCTCGATGCCGGCCACCGCGTCCGCTGTCTGTCCAGGTCCCCGGACAGACTGCGGGACCACCCCTGGGCCGGACGGGCGGAAGCCGTACGGGGAGATGTCACCGATGCCGCGTCGGTGGCCGCGTCCATGCGGGGCATCGACGTGGCGTACTACCTGGTGCACGCGCTGAACACCGGCTCCGGCTTCGAGGAGACGGACCGCAGGGCGGCCAGGATCTTCGGCGAGCAGGCCCGGGCCACCGGTGTCCGGCGCATCGTCTATCTGGGCGGCCTCACCCCCGACGGCGTACCGGAGCAGGAGCTCTCACCGCATCTGCGCTCGCGGGCCGAGGTCGGCCGCATCCTCCTCGCGTCGGGGGTGCCGACCACCGTGCTGCGCGCCGCGGTCATCATCGGCTCCGGCTCCGCGTCCTTCGAGATGCTGCGGTATCTCACCGAGCGGCTGCCGGTCATGGTCACGCCGAGCTGGGTCAGCACCCGGATCCAGCCGATCGCCGTCCGGGACGTGCTGCGGTACCTGGTCGGCAGTGCGCTGATGCCGGCCGATGTGCACCGGGCCTTCGACATCGGCGGACCCGACATCATGACGTACCGCGACATGATGCGCCGGTTCGCCTCGGTCGCCGGCCTTCCGCACCGGCTCATCCTGCCGGTGCCGATGCTCTCGCCGCGCCTGTCCAGCCACTGGATCGGCCTGGTCACCCCCGTTCCGCGCTCGCTCGCCCGGCCGCTCGCCGAGTCGCTGCGCTACGAAGTCGTGTGCCGCGAACACGACATCGCGCGGTATGTGCCGGACGGCCCCGGTGTGCCATTCAGCTTCGCCAGGGCGCTCCAACTGGCGCTCCAGCGGGTCCAGGACGCCCAGGTCACCACCCGCTGGTCGTCCGCCTCGCTGCCCGGCGCCCCGAGCGATCCGCTGCCCACCGACCCCGGCTGGGCGGGCGGCAGCCTCTACACGGACCGGCGCCAACTCACCATGGACGCGGCCCCGGAAGCGCTCTGGCGGATCGTCGAGGGCGTCGGGGGCGACAACGGCTGGTACTCCTTCCCGCTCGCCTGGGCCGTGCGCGGCTGGCTGGACCGGCTGGCCGGCGGGGTCGGCCTGCGCCGCGGGCGGAGGGACGCGCAGCGGCTCAGAGTCGGCGACTCGCTGGACTTCTGGCGGGTCGAGGCGATCGAGCCGGGCCGCCTGCTGCGGCTGCGGGCCGAGATGCGGCTGCCGGGACTCGCCTGGCTGGAGATGTCCGTGGACCGGGACAGCCGGGGACGCACCCGCTACCGGCAGCGCGCCCTCTTCCACCCCCGGGGGCTGCTCGGACACGCGTACTGGTGGAGTGTCGCGCCCTTCCATGCCGTCGTCTTCGGCGGAATGGCCCGCAATATCGCCGGAGCGGCGGACCGCGCGAGCCAGGGCCGTCAGGAGCCCGCCCCCGGCGCCCGCTGAAATCTGCCAGGAAACCGAAGAGGAGTGGCGCATGAGCGTGTCGGTCGCCCTGTTCACCTCCGACCTGCGGCTGCACGACAATCCGCCGCTGCGCGCGGCCCTCGCGTCGGCGGACGAGGTGGTGCCGCTGTTCGTCCGCGACCGGGCCATCGAGTCGGCGGGCTTCGCCGCGCCCAACCGGCAGGCGTTCCTGGCCGACTGCCTGGCCGGCCTCGACGCGGGGCTGCGGGAGCGCGGCGGCCGGCTCGTCCTACGGTCGGGCGCCGTGACCGATGAGGTCTGCCGGGTGGCCGCGGAGACGGGCGCCGCCGATGTGCACATGGCGGCCGGGGTCAGCGCGTACGCGCAGCACCGGGAGGAGCGGTTGCGCGCGGCGCTGGAGGCGGACGGCAGGCGTCTGTGCGTCCATGACGCGGTGATCACCGCGGTGCCGCCGGGTGCGGTCACCCCCGCGTCGTCGGACCACTTCGCGGTGTTCACCCCGTACTTCAGGCGCTGGTCCGAGGAGCGGCTGCGCACCGTCCAGGGCGCGCCGCGCACGGTACGGGTGCCCGGGGCCGCCCGGTCGGAGCGGCTGCCGTCCCGCACGGACGTGTCCGGGGTCTCGGAAGGTCTCGCCGCCGGCGGCGAGCGCGAGGGCCGCGCCCGCTGGTCGGCCTGGCAGCGGAACGGGCTCGCCGGGTACGAGGACCACCACGACGACCTGCCGGGCGATCTGACGTCCCGTCTGTCGCCGCATCTGCACTTCGGCACCCTCTCCCCCGTGGAGCTGGTGCACGGCGCGTCCCGGAGGGGCGGTGCGGGCGCCGACGCGTTCGTACGGCAGCTGTGCTGGCGGGACTTCCACCACCAGGTGCTCGCCGCGCGCCCGGCGGCCGCTTCCGCCGACTACCGCTCGCAGCACGACCGCTGGCGTTCCGAACGGTCCGCCGCGCGGGAGATCACGGCCTGGAAGGAGGGACGCACCGGATATCCGGTGATCGACGCCGCGATGCGGCAGCTGCGGCACGAGGGCTGGATGCACAACCGGGGGCGGCTGCTCACCGCGAGTTTCCTCGCCAAGACGCTGTACGTGGACTGGCGGGTCGGTGCGCGGTACTTCCTGGAGCTGCTGGTGGACGGCGATGTCGCGAACAACCAGCTCAACTGGCAGTGGGTGGCGGGCACCGGCACGGACAGCAGGCCGAACAGGGTGTTCAACCCGGTGACCCAGGGCAGGCGGTACGACCCGCAGGGGGATTACGTCCGCCGCTGGGTGCCCGAGCTGGCCGGTCTGGTGGGGGCGGCCGCGCACGAGCCGTGGAAGCTCCGGGGGCCGGAGCGCGCCGCGTACGACTATCCCGGGCCCCTGCTCGAACTCTCCGACGGCCTGGCCCGCTTCAAGCAGGCACGCGGCCGGGCCTGATCGCGGGGGCGCGAGGCCTGCCGGTCAGCGCACCCGTCCGGGGTCAGACCCCGTCGGGGTCCGCGCGGTCCAGCGCCGGGCGCGGTCCGGGTCCGGTCTCCGTCAGCAGGAAGTCGGCGGCCGCCGTGTCGGTGACCAGGCTGGTGACGAGGCCCGACTTCAGGACGGCCCCGATCGCCGCCGCCTTGCGCTGGCCGCCCGCGATGGCCACGACCTCGGGGATCCGGCGCAGCCGGTCGGCCTCGACGGTGATGCACCGCTCGCCCAGGTCGCGGCCGACCCGCCGCCCCTCGGCGTCGAAGAGGTGCGCGGACATCTCGGCGGCGACCCCGAGCGAGGCGTAGTGCGCCCGCTCCGCGTCGCTGAGCATGTCGTGGACCGTCGAGATGCCCGGCTCCCAGGAGCCGATGGACACCGCGGCGACGGTCACCTTGTCGAAGTACTCGAAGGCGCGCGCGATACCGGTCTGGTTGCGGAGCGCGGCGGCGGTGGCCGGGTCCGGCAGCAGCATCGGGGCGTAGATGGGGTGCGCCTCGCCCCCGGAGACCTGGGCGGCACGCCGTACCGCCTCGACGGAGCCGCGCTCGGCGGTCCCCGCGTCGTACACACCGGTCAGCTGGACCACCGTGCACGGCGGGAGAACATTGAGCGCCGCCGCCATGTGGATGGTGGAGCGACCCCAGGCGAGGCCCAGCACATCGCCCTCGGTGACCAGCTCGCCCAGCAGATCGGCGGCGACCTCACCCAGGTTCTCCGGATCGGGGGCGTCGTCCGCCGCGTCCGCCGGGGACTCGACGACGACCGCGTGGCGCAGCCCGTAACGGGCCCGCAGCGCGTCGGAGCGCTCCGCGTCCAGCTCGGCGGGGACCCGGATCTCGATCCGTACGAGATCGCGCTCCAGCGCCGTCTCCAGGACCCGGGCGACCTTGAACCGGCTGACGCCGAACTCCTCGGCGATCTGGATCTTGGACTTTCCCTCCAGGTAGAAGCGACGGGCCATGGCCGCCGCCTGCACCAGCTCCGCGGGTCCCATCCGCAGGGCTGATCTGCCCGCCGACATTGCAGACACCGCGATCTCCTCACTACTGCTGTTCACTCCCGGACCCGCCATCCTGTCAGACCCGGCATCACTTGATCAGCCCCGAAAGGCCGCGTTCATCTCCTGGCCGCTCAGTGGCCGCAGGCCCAGCCCGCCGTCGCCGTCGTCTCCTGCGCCTGGTGGCGGAGCATCCGGACCGCCGCGGCCGGGTCGTCGGCGCCGTACACCGCGGAGCCCGCGACGAAGACGTCCGCGCCGGCCTCCGCGCACCGCTCGATCGTCGACGCGGAGACCCCGCCGTCGACCTGGAGCCAGAGTTCGAGTCCGTGCTTGGAGATCAGCTCACGGGTGCGGCGGATCTTCGGCAGCATGATGTCCAGGAAGGACTGGCCGCCGAAGCCGGGCTCCACCGTCATGATCAGCAGCATGTCGAGCTCCGGGAGCAGGTCCTCGTAGGGCTCGATGGGCGTCGCGGGCTTCAGCGCCATGGAGGCGCGTGCGCCCTTGGCCCTGATCTCGCGCGCGAGCCGTACGGGGGCGGCGGCGGCCTCCACGTGGAAGGTGACGGAGCCCGCGCCCGCCTCGACGTACTGCGGCGCCCAGCGGTCCGCGTCCTCAATCATGAGGTGGCAGTCCAGCGGCGTGTCCGAGGCCCGGCTGAGCGCTTCCACCACAGGGACCCCGAGGGTCAGATTGGGGACGAAGTGGTTGTCCATCACATCGACGTGGAGCCAGTCGGCACCTTCGACGGCCTTCGCCTCCTCCGCGAGTCGGGAGAAGTCGGCGGACAGGATGCTGGGGTTGATCTGCACGGCCATGCCCCAAGCCTGCCATGCCCCGGCGCAGTTGCCCGCCACGGCAGGGACCGCGGTGGACCGGGGATCCGCACACACCGCGCAAACCTCGCATACACCGGCGCCGGGAGGTGCAGGTTCCCGCTTCTCCCTACCACAGCCGATGGCCTGGCCCGGAAGTCCTCAGGTGTCTCATCCGTGGTCGACCCGGTTTGGTCTCACGATCCTGGCCATCGAGTGCACCAGAGGTGACAGGGGCTGCGGAGTCCAGCGTTTGGTGGAAGCGACAACTACCGGGGTACGGCTTTGACGCGCACGACGAGGACCGCTTCGACGATGCCCCATACGTTATGTCGATCAGGTGCCCAACCGCCCATATCTGACGTGACCCAGCTACTTCTTCAGGGTCTAAGGGCTCCTATAGGGGCAGATGCCCGGCTCGGATCGACTAGCGGAGACCAGTATGACTGAACTGACCCCAACCGATATCGCGCCATCGGCGCCGGGGACGGGGAAACGTGCGATCGGCGTGCTGCCACTGGTCGGCATCTTCTTCTTCACGGTTTCCGGAGGTCCCTTCGGGCTGGAAGCTTCTATTTCCAGCGCCGGGCCGGGCATGACCTTGATGATGATTATCCTGGTGCCAATTATTTTCGGTGTCCCGAACGCATTGGTGGCAGCGGAACTCAGCGCCGCGATACCGGTCAACGGCGGCTACTATTACTGGACAAAACTCGCGCTCGGAAATTTTCCGGCATTTGTGTTCGGTATCTGGAATACGGTCGGCTCAGTGTTGAATCTCACCCTGTATCCGATCCTGCTCGTCGACTACCTGGCGACCTGGGTACCCGCCATCACGCGCGGGAAGGGACTGGTAATTCTGTCCCTGTTCCATGGTGGCTTCGTGGTGGACCTGCACTGGATCGTCACCGTCGCCCTCATTATCCCGATGGCCTACCTCAACTATCGCGGCTCCAAGGCCGTGAGCGAATATTCAGTCGGGATGATGGTGCTGATTCTCGCACCGTTCGCCGTGTTGGCAGTTATCGGTGTCTATCAAGCGATCAACAACGGAACCGATGTTTTTTCACCCTTCATGATTCCAGGTCAAAGCGCGCGCTCGTCGGTGGCCGGCGCGCTCAGCGTGATCGTGTGGCTATACCTTGGCTTCGACGGTCCGAGTACCGTGCTGGGTGAGGTTGCCGACGCGCACCGAACCTACACGCGCGCCCTGATCATTTCGGTTCCGCTGATCATCGCTGCCTACCTCTTGCCCACGATCGCCGCCATCAGCAGTGGCCTTCATCGGGGTTCGCCCGCCGCCTGGGCTCAAGGCGATTTCATCACGGTCGGCGATATCTTGGGCGGAAGCTGGCTCAAGGTGCTGATCTCCCTGGGCTCGGCGCTTTCCCTGGCCGGCTTGTTCATGGCGATCCTCCTGACGAGCACACGAATTCCGCGCGCGCTTGCAGCAGATGCTTATCTGCCTCGTTGGATGGCACGAGACAGTAGACGATTCGACACGCCGGTAGGTGCTCTTCTGGCGAGCAGCATTGTCGTGATTGTCCTCGCTGCTGTCGATTTCAGTTCGATTTTGCGGGCCACGGTGCTCCTCACCCTGTCGTCCATCCTGCTTGAATTCGTCGCCTTCCTGGTCCTTCGCTGGCGGTATCCGCAGATGCGCCGACCGGTTCGTGTTCCCGGCGGCTGGCCCGGCGCTGTCCTGGTGGTCGCGCTCCCTACCGGAATGATCGTGTATCTGGCGTGGATTTCAGCAGTCGATGAGACCGCTACGTTCCTCACGAGTCTCGCGGTGGCACTCCTGGGCGTGGCGCTGTACCCGCTGTGTCGCCGATTCGTCAAGGGCCACCGACCGGACGCGGAAATGGATTACTCGAACGTCGAGCTCGGGCCTGACAGGTACACAGGATCCGGTTCACAGAAGGCGGGAATTTGATGAACATGCGACCCATGATCTCCCAGCTGACAAAGCAGCTGCGCACATCGTGGCCGGTGCCCGGGCTCGCCATCAGCATTGTCACCGCAACCGGCGAATCCATGCTCATCACAGAGGGATTCGCTGACACGGAATCCGGTGCTCCAGTTTCTGATCACACGCGGTTCGAGATCGGTTCGGTCAGCAAGACCTTCACCGCGTTCCTGCTCGGGCAATTGGCAGATGAGGGGAAGGTGAATTTCGAGGCGCAGGTTGCTGACTATCTGCCGTGGTTCACCCCGAACGGCGGGTCGCGAAAAATCACAGTCCGCCACCTTATGCAGCACACTTCGGGTCTGGTGGCCGGGGCTGATGCGCTTCCCGATGCCGCCGCTCGCGGTTACGCATTGCGTGATGCGACGACGTGTGTCGAACCGGGGCAGATGTTCCACTACTCCAACGAAGGCTATAACCTGCTGGGGCTGATCATCGAGCATGTCACAGGGAAATCGCTCGCGGACGCCATGCCCGAGCGGCTGCTGCACCCGCTGGGAATGCGTGAATCGACAGCGCACATCATTCACGAAGACATAGCCCACCTCGCCACCGGATACCGGTTCCGGCACGACGCCGCACCGCCACTGCCGTCGGCCCCGCTCACGCCTGCCACCTTTCTCGATTATTCGGCGGCCGATGCGAATGTGACTGCAACCGCATCCGACTTGGGCGTGTTCGCTCGAATGCTCCTGGGGCGCGGCACCGTGGCCGGCACCAGGATCCTCAGCCCGGAGCGGTTCGAGCAGATCATCACAGACCGTGTCGACGCAGGCGGTTCGGCGGAACATCGGAGTGGTTATGGACTTGGCGTGGACGTGGAAATCATCGACGGCCATACCTGGCTGATGCACGCCGGCGGAATGGTCGGATACCGCTCGTTTCTCGCCGCCGATATCGACGGTGGATACGGCGTCGCAGTGCTGACCAATGCGCCCGGCGACTGCCAGATAATCGACCGTTTCGGCCGGCATGTGCTTTCCGTCGTACAAGGCGCCTCGCCGGAACCGGCGCTGTTCGACCGGGAGATAATCGCAGACGCTCATCGCTACACAGGAAGCTACGGAGCGGGATCGCGCCGGATCCGGGTCGACGCCACTGCGGACCATGGCCTCTCTCTCACCTCGAACGGGACAACAGGCAAGCTGTACGACGCAGGGGACGGGCGGCTGGCATGTGATCACCCGGACTGGTCCGACTACCACCATTCGCTGAGCACCGTCGCCGGGAAGCCGCAGTGGCTCTGCGGACCCGACTCGCTCGGTCCCGACCCCACGCTCGGTCCTGACCCCACGCCGGCCACAACCCCGCATCCGCTCGCCGGTCACTACCGGAGCTACACGCCCTGGTATCCCAGCTTCAGGATCGTGCAACGGGCGGGGCGACTGCACATGATCGCTGCGACCGGCGTCGAAGCGCCGTGCGATGAACCGGAACTCATCGCACTCGATGACGGAACGTTCCGCGTCGGAGCCGATCCGCGATTGCCGGAGCGGTTGACAGCCGGCCCCGCCCTCAACGGCTCAGTGCTGTGGGTCGACCTGGATGGATGCCGCTACACGCGCTCATTCCGTCCATAGCGTGAGCAATCAGGCAATCCTCATCCGCAGCTCGCGCACCCGAAGCTGGAGGTGCGCGAGCAGCACGGCGTCGGCATCAGTGAAATCCAGCCCGGAGACCTCGCGGATCCGGCGCAGCCGGTAGCGCATCGTGTTGGGGTGGATGTGCAGCTTGGCCGCCGCGATGTCCGTGGCCCCCGCGGCGGCGAGATAGGCGGCCAGGGTCACCGTCAGCAGACCGTCCTGGCCATCCTCCTGACACAGCCGGTGCAGAGCTCCGCTGGTATCCGGGAGGCCGAGCGACTCAGTAACGTCGGCGAGATGGAGCAACAACACCGGCAGCGCCATGTCCTCCACGGTGCGCACAGCCGGCCCCTGGAAGGTCGGGTGCCGTAGCGCCCGCAGTGCGGCGTCTGTCTGCGCCCGCACGGCGGCGATCCGGCCCAGCGAGTCGGCCGGGCCGCCGATGGCGACCACATAGTCACTGGCCAGCGGTGTCCGCCCGAGGAAATCACGTGCCAGGTTGATGGTCGACTCAAGTGCCGCGGTGTGTTCCGGAGGCCAGGCAACGAGTACGTACACCGCGCCTGTGCCCACCACCGAGGCAGACCGGGAGTGCACGGCCGCCAGAAAGTACTCCAACGTGTCAGCGAACCGGCGTAGCTCGTCAGCGGTCGCCGCGTCGGCGTCCGTGGTCCCGATCAACCTGGGGGCCGCAGCCAGTACACAGACCGGTCCAGAGCCCAATTGCAGCCGGCTCGCCTCCACTCGATCGGCCGACCCTCCGAGTACCGCGGCAGCCAGCTCGCCGCGCTGCTGACGGGCATAGCTGGTCTCGGTTCGCAAGCCGACCATCTGCAACGCGACCATCGACGCGAATTCGCGCAGCCGAGCGGTGCCCGCCTCGTCGAGCGGCCCGGCAACCGCGGCCCAGATGTAGCCGAGGACATCCGAGCCGGCCCGGACAACGATGGCTACCCTCGGCAGCTGGTCCGGTTCGGTCGCTTCCATGTACACCGGCTCGCTGCTGGCATGGAGGCGCTCGAATTCATGGCGCTCGCGTTGTTCGGCGAGCGTCCTCGGCTGCACCGCCCGCCCCAGAATGGTCTCGATCCGCTCGGCATCGGTCTTGTCCTGGCCCTCCGACCAGGCGACCAGCGCGGAAAAGCGGTCTTCGATGGTGACCGGGGCGCCGAGAGCCTCGTAGATCGCGTTCGCCAGGGAAAACAGCTCCGAGCCGCTGCTGACGGAGCGCACGCGCATCCTCGCGTATTCGAGCAACTGCTCACGAACGGTCGTCGCGACGTGCATCCAGGACGCGTTCTGGTTGACCTCGATGATCGTCAGCTCTTCGTCCGCCGACGGTGGCACCGGGGCCTTCACCGCCACCACTCGCGCGGCGCCACGTTCCATCGCCGCGGTCAGTTCGCGCAGCTCGGCTTCAGTGGTCACGCCGACGCCCAGCACCACACACCCCGGCCCAAGCTGCGTCGGTGCACCCGGGGCGTAGATGGCGATCTCGGTCAGCGGCCCGTCGCAGCCGGTCCCCTCCTGGATCAAGCGCAGCAGCGCCGGGCCGATGTTGTCCACCAGTTGGCGGGCGGGCAGGTGCCGCCGCGCGCCAGACTCCTGCATGTGCGTCTCCGGCTCAGCGATTGTTGCAGACACCAAGTCTGAGCGCCCCATATTGATGATGTCAACGATGCTTCGACCCAACGAAAGCCCAAATATAAGGGGAGTCACTTCGGAGAGCGGGACCAACCAATGTCACGAGGAGCGCGGATGGCGGCGACGCAGGCAGGCCGGGAGCTGGTGGGGCTGTTCCCCCCGGGGACGACCCAGGACGGGACTGGCGCGCTGGTACTCGGCGGTGTCCCGGTGGCAGAACTCGCCGAGATCTACGGCACCCCCGCGCTGATCGTCGACGAGGCCGCAATCCGCGCCCGTGCCCGCCAGTATGCCGAGGGTCTGGCCGCCCGCTGGCCGAACTCCCGGGCCACTTTCGCCTCGAAGGCCTTCCCCTGCACGGCCGTCTACCGGCTGCTCACCGAGGAGGGCCTCGGCATCGACGTCGTCGGCGGCGGCGAGCTGACCCTCGCCCTCGCCGCGGGCGCCGACCCGACCGGTCTGGTCGTGCACGGCAACGCCAAGACCGAGGAGGAGTTGCGCCTCGCCGTCGAGGCGGGCGCTGGAGAGATCGTCATCGACAACTTCGACGACATCGACAAGCTGGAGAAGATCCTCTCCGACACCGGCGGCGAGCAGGGCGTGCTGGTCCGGGTCACTCCCGACATCCACCCCGACACGCATGAGGCCATCTCCACCGGCCAGAACGGCTCCAAGTTCGGCCTGCTCCTCCCGCAGGCCCGGGAGGCGATCGCGCGGCTGCGCGCCGGCGACCGGTTGCGGCTGGACGGCGTCCACGTCCACATCGGCTCCCAGATCCTGGACCTCGAACCCTTCGCGCAGGCCGTCGAGGCAGTCGCCGAACTTGGCGAGTTCGCCGTCTACGACCTGGGCGGCGGCCTTGGTTCCCGGTACACCTACACCGACCGGCCACCCACGGTGGAGGCGTACCTCGACGCCATGACCGACGTCGCGAAGCGGCTGCTGCCGGCCGACGCCCGCCTCCTGATCGAGCCGGGCCGTTCGCTGGTGTCCGAGTCCGGCGTCTCGCTCTACCGCGTCGTCTCCGTCAAGCGCGGCGCCGGCCACACCTTCGTCGCCGTCGATGGCGGTATGGGCGACAACCTTGAGGTATCCCTCTACCAGCAGCGTTTCGAGGCCGCCGTCGCCACCCGCCCGACCGGCGCGGGCGAGATGTGCCGACTGGTGGGTCGCCACTGTGAGTCGGGCGACACCCTCAGCGCCGGCGTCCCGCTCGACGACCCGAGCGTCGGCGACCTGATCGCCGTACCGGTCACCGGCGCCTACACCTACGCGCTGAGCAACAACTACAACGGCGCGC
This genomic interval carries:
- a CDS encoding PucR family transcriptional regulator; this translates as MQESGARRHLPARQLVDNIGPALLRLIQEGTGCDGPLTEIAIYAPGAPTQLGPGCVVLGVGVTTEAELRELTAAMERGAARVVAVKAPVPPSADEELTIIEVNQNASWMHVATTVREQLLEYARMRVRSVSSGSELFSLANAIYEALGAPVTIEDRFSALVAWSEGQDKTDAERIETILGRAVQPRTLAEQRERHEFERLHASSEPVYMEATEPDQLPRVAIVVRAGSDVLGYIWAAVAGPLDEAGTARLREFASMVALQMVGLRTETSYARQQRGELAAAVLGGSADRVEASRLQLGSGPVCVLAAAPRLIGTTDADAATADELRRFADTLEYFLAAVHSRSASVVGTGAVYVLVAWPPEHTAALESTINLARDFLGRTPLASDYVVAIGGPADSLGRIAAVRAQTDAALRALRHPTFQGPAVRTVEDMALPVLLLHLADVTESLGLPDTSGALHRLCQEDGQDGLLTVTLAAYLAAAGATDIAAAKLHIHPNTMRYRLRRIREVSGLDFTDADAVLLAHLQLRVRELRMRIA
- the lysA gene encoding diaminopimelate decarboxylase, whose amino-acid sequence is MAATQAGRELVGLFPPGTTQDGTGALVLGGVPVAELAEIYGTPALIVDEAAIRARARQYAEGLAARWPNSRATFASKAFPCTAVYRLLTEEGLGIDVVGGGELTLALAAGADPTGLVVHGNAKTEEELRLAVEAGAGEIVIDNFDDIDKLEKILSDTGGEQGVLVRVTPDIHPDTHEAISTGQNGSKFGLLLPQAREAIARLRAGDRLRLDGVHVHIGSQILDLEPFAQAVEAVAELGEFAVYDLGGGLGSRYTYTDRPPTVEAYLDAMTDVAKRLLPADARLLIEPGRSLVSESGVSLYRVVSVKRGAGHTFVAVDGGMGDNLEVSLYQQRFEAAVATRPTGAGEMCRLVGRHCESGDTLSAGVPLDDPSVGDLIAVPVTGAYTYALSNNYNGARRPPVVFVRDGEHRAVVRRETYADLMRRDLP